Proteins encoded in a region of the Anopheles aquasalis chromosome 2, idAnoAquaMG_Q_19, whole genome shotgun sequence genome:
- the LOC126572209 gene encoding transcription elongation factor B polypeptide 3 isoform X1: protein MTSIVDVINHYQTSINRSLDDKARIVHCIGKLYKLPISVRHLQDTGIGRTVNSLRKYDGEVGTAAKALVTKWKAMVAAEESDDGSGSQNNASDMDNADQQAERRSDEEDAHADEAAEETHHGTMEHYGVDHGANDAGDHSDNGDDKDTSYEDSQLRVDEEYRDAPESGNSSSSEEESDGQTAHQLHRTHDTAYEAKPDGDRWSTSSHQGSIASSKEDQHSSTSRSHHHHSSSSKSKSSSHKQSTSKSHRDDRHRHHREEDSKSHKVSSSRSEHGSGRKSSHGDSTDSRTQKERTSSKHHNTESSGSSSNNGVVTEHGSKTSSEKRKDSSQKDRSKNERVSGGSSKRSASDSGSQESKRSRKDSVGSPSSSSSHSKKSSKESTATSSSKHRDRHEKSSSSEKSHKSSDSKSKRKEHKLKKQQEENDNAEESHEEDPREEMDGAGGASFADALSMIGMPSSSKKKLSGGGSKEKITIIKSVSSPSASGGHSSKSRLSSGSSSSAGKSTIPTAQELLSSKAKLQPLPEAAEIVEALPMISPNYRPMPLNQTVMDCVFLGGSQGGGRGQRRPLTEEEALGQSMQSKNMRTKVYSGMKSTNVKGVIPTLYDLCIRLLQDHIDELKATGGIPFYILKPVLERATPNQLLTLEHYNPHFVEDSDGLWEQHCKRTFRSKQRNEEDLETWREMYLRCCEERDAKLKSLTKNIKLSQEQAAAPIRKTQLAYVDSAVKPPRAVMNKQARYGTARAPVVSPAARVAALKSGNVAQVGDARLRVLPGARDNAQAQVFQPTKPRKAPMMAKVLSSMKGFKTSFRR from the exons ATGACGTCGATTGTGGATGTCATCAACCACTACCAGACGAGCATCAATCGGTCGCTCGATGATAAAGCGCGG ATCGTACACTGTATCGGCAAGCTATACAAGCTACCGATCTCGGTGCGCCATCTACAAGATACTGGCATCGGACGAACGGTCAACAGTTTGCGAAAGTACGACGGTGAAGTAGGCACTGCTGCAAAAGCGTTAGTGACCAAGTGGAAGGCTATGGTAGCAGCGGAAGAGTCTGACGACGGTAGCGGCTCACAGAATAACGCAAGTGATATGGATAACGCCGATCAACAGGCCGAGCGACGAAGCGACGAGGAGGATGCACACGCCGATGAGGCAGCAGAGGAAACCCATCACGGAACGATGGAGCATTACGGTGTAGACCATGGCGCCAACGATGCTGGCGATCATTCGGATAATGGAGACGACAAAG ATACCTCTTACGAAGATTCTCAGCTGCGCGTGGATGAAGAGTATCGTGATGCCCCTGAAAGTGgtaatagtagtagcagtgaGGAGGAATCCGATGGTCAAACAGCGCACCAACTACACAGAACTCACGATACAGCGTACGAAGCGAAGCCTGACGGCGACCGTTGGAGTACCTCCAGCCATCAAGGAAGTATCGCATCAAGCAAGGAAGATCAGCATTCTAGTACATCACgctcgcaccatcatcacagtTCATCATCGAAATCAAAGTCCAGCTCTCACAAACAATCGACCAGCAAGTCGCACCGCGACGATCGGCATCGACATCACAGAGAGGAAGACTCGAAATCTCACAAAGTGTCGTCCTCGCGCAGTGAACATGGAAGTGGACGAAAGTCATCCCACGGCGATAGCACCGACAGCCGAACGCAAAAGGAACGCACTTCTTCCAAACATCACAACACTGAAAGCAGTGGTAGCAGTAGTAACAACGGAGTGGTCACCGAGCACGGTAGTAAGACCAGtagtgaaaagagaaaagattCTAGTCAAAAGGATCGTTCGAAGAACGAGCGGGTGAGCGGAGGAAGTAGTAAAAGAAGTGCTTCAGACAGTGGGAGTCAGGAATCAAAGCGATCCCGCAAGGACTCGGTTGGCTCTCCGAGTTCTTCTTCGTCACACTCGAAGAAATCCTCGAAAGAGTCCACCGCAACGTCGTCTTCAAAGCACCGTGACCGTCATGAAAAGTCTTCTTCGTcggaaaaatctcataaaagcAGTGACTCGAagtcgaagcgaaaggaacacAAGTTGAAAAAACAGCAGGAAGAAAACGACAATGCAGAAGAATCACATGAAGAGGATCCTCGAGAAGAGATggacggtgctggtggggcCAGCTTTGCCGATGCACTCTCTATGATCGGTATGCCATCTtcgtcgaagaagaagctatCGGGTGGAGGAAGCAAGGAAAAGATTACGATTATCAAATCGGTCTCATCTCCGTCAGCCAGTGGCGGTCACTCTTCAAAATCGAGATTATCGTCCGGTTCATCGTCGAGTGCTGGAAAAAGCACCATACCCACGGCACAGGAATTGCTGTCTTCGAAGGCCAAGTTGCAGCCACTTCCGGAGGCGGCCGAAATCGTGGAAGCATTACCGATGATCTCACCCAACTATCGCCCAATGCCACTCAATCAAACCGTGATGGATTGTGTGTTTCTAGGTGGGTCCCAAGGAGGGGGTCGTGGGCAGCGGCGTCCATTgaccgaagaagaagcccTCGGTCAGAGTATGCAGTCGAAAAATATGCGTACTAAAGTTTATTCGGGCATGAAGTCAACTAACGTGAAGGGCGTCATACCTACGCTGTACGATCTGTGCATTCGGTTGCTACAAGATCACATCGATGAGCTTAAGGCGACGGGTGGCATACCGTTCTACATACTAAAGCCGGTGCTGGAGCGAGCCACCCCGAACCAGCTCCTAACTTTGGAGCACTATAACCCGCACTTCGTCGAAGACAGCGATGGACTTTGGGAGCAACACTGCAAACGTACGTTCCGATCGAAGCAACGGAACGAGGAAGATCTAGAGACATGGCGTGAAATGTACCTG CGCTGTTGCGAAGAACGCGACGCGAAGCTGAAGAGTCTGACTAAAAACATCAAACTGTCGCAAGAGCAGGCCGCAGCTCCGATCCGGAAAACCCAGCTTGCTTATGTCGACTCGGCTGTGAAGCCACCGCGGGCCGTCATGAATAAGCAGGCCAGATACGGGACGGCTCGAGCGCCCGTCGTGTCACCGGCAGCACGCGTCGCCGCCCTCAAAAGCGGAAATGTTGCCCAAGTTGGCGATGCTCGACTCAGGGTTCTACCGGGGGCACGTGATAATGCACAGGCACAAG TGTTCCAACCGACAAAACCTCGCAAGGCACCGATGATGGCGAAGGTACTATCCTCCATGAAGGGTTTTAAGACAAGCTTTCGGCGTTGA
- the LOC126572209 gene encoding transcription elongation factor B polypeptide 3 isoform X2, which produces MVAAEESDDGSGSQNNASDMDNADQQAERRSDEEDAHADEAAEETHHGTMEHYGVDHGANDAGDHSDNGDDKDTSYEDSQLRVDEEYRDAPESGNSSSSEEESDGQTAHQLHRTHDTAYEAKPDGDRWSTSSHQGSIASSKEDQHSSTSRSHHHHSSSSKSKSSSHKQSTSKSHRDDRHRHHREEDSKSHKVSSSRSEHGSGRKSSHGDSTDSRTQKERTSSKHHNTESSGSSSNNGVVTEHGSKTSSEKRKDSSQKDRSKNERVSGGSSKRSASDSGSQESKRSRKDSVGSPSSSSSHSKKSSKESTATSSSKHRDRHEKSSSSEKSHKSSDSKSKRKEHKLKKQQEENDNAEESHEEDPREEMDGAGGASFADALSMIGMPSSSKKKLSGGGSKEKITIIKSVSSPSASGGHSSKSRLSSGSSSSAGKSTIPTAQELLSSKAKLQPLPEAAEIVEALPMISPNYRPMPLNQTVMDCVFLGGSQGGGRGQRRPLTEEEALGQSMQSKNMRTKVYSGMKSTNVKGVIPTLYDLCIRLLQDHIDELKATGGIPFYILKPVLERATPNQLLTLEHYNPHFVEDSDGLWEQHCKRTFRSKQRNEEDLETWREMYLRCCEERDAKLKSLTKNIKLSQEQAAAPIRKTQLAYVDSAVKPPRAVMNKQARYGTARAPVVSPAARVAALKSGNVAQVGDARLRVLPGARDNAQAQVFQPTKPRKAPMMAKVLSSMKGFKTSFRR; this is translated from the exons ATGGTAGCAGCGGAAGAGTCTGACGACGGTAGCGGCTCACAGAATAACGCAAGTGATATGGATAACGCCGATCAACAGGCCGAGCGACGAAGCGACGAGGAGGATGCACACGCCGATGAGGCAGCAGAGGAAACCCATCACGGAACGATGGAGCATTACGGTGTAGACCATGGCGCCAACGATGCTGGCGATCATTCGGATAATGGAGACGACAAAG ATACCTCTTACGAAGATTCTCAGCTGCGCGTGGATGAAGAGTATCGTGATGCCCCTGAAAGTGgtaatagtagtagcagtgaGGAGGAATCCGATGGTCAAACAGCGCACCAACTACACAGAACTCACGATACAGCGTACGAAGCGAAGCCTGACGGCGACCGTTGGAGTACCTCCAGCCATCAAGGAAGTATCGCATCAAGCAAGGAAGATCAGCATTCTAGTACATCACgctcgcaccatcatcacagtTCATCATCGAAATCAAAGTCCAGCTCTCACAAACAATCGACCAGCAAGTCGCACCGCGACGATCGGCATCGACATCACAGAGAGGAAGACTCGAAATCTCACAAAGTGTCGTCCTCGCGCAGTGAACATGGAAGTGGACGAAAGTCATCCCACGGCGATAGCACCGACAGCCGAACGCAAAAGGAACGCACTTCTTCCAAACATCACAACACTGAAAGCAGTGGTAGCAGTAGTAACAACGGAGTGGTCACCGAGCACGGTAGTAAGACCAGtagtgaaaagagaaaagattCTAGTCAAAAGGATCGTTCGAAGAACGAGCGGGTGAGCGGAGGAAGTAGTAAAAGAAGTGCTTCAGACAGTGGGAGTCAGGAATCAAAGCGATCCCGCAAGGACTCGGTTGGCTCTCCGAGTTCTTCTTCGTCACACTCGAAGAAATCCTCGAAAGAGTCCACCGCAACGTCGTCTTCAAAGCACCGTGACCGTCATGAAAAGTCTTCTTCGTcggaaaaatctcataaaagcAGTGACTCGAagtcgaagcgaaaggaacacAAGTTGAAAAAACAGCAGGAAGAAAACGACAATGCAGAAGAATCACATGAAGAGGATCCTCGAGAAGAGATggacggtgctggtggggcCAGCTTTGCCGATGCACTCTCTATGATCGGTATGCCATCTtcgtcgaagaagaagctatCGGGTGGAGGAAGCAAGGAAAAGATTACGATTATCAAATCGGTCTCATCTCCGTCAGCCAGTGGCGGTCACTCTTCAAAATCGAGATTATCGTCCGGTTCATCGTCGAGTGCTGGAAAAAGCACCATACCCACGGCACAGGAATTGCTGTCTTCGAAGGCCAAGTTGCAGCCACTTCCGGAGGCGGCCGAAATCGTGGAAGCATTACCGATGATCTCACCCAACTATCGCCCAATGCCACTCAATCAAACCGTGATGGATTGTGTGTTTCTAGGTGGGTCCCAAGGAGGGGGTCGTGGGCAGCGGCGTCCATTgaccgaagaagaagcccTCGGTCAGAGTATGCAGTCGAAAAATATGCGTACTAAAGTTTATTCGGGCATGAAGTCAACTAACGTGAAGGGCGTCATACCTACGCTGTACGATCTGTGCATTCGGTTGCTACAAGATCACATCGATGAGCTTAAGGCGACGGGTGGCATACCGTTCTACATACTAAAGCCGGTGCTGGAGCGAGCCACCCCGAACCAGCTCCTAACTTTGGAGCACTATAACCCGCACTTCGTCGAAGACAGCGATGGACTTTGGGAGCAACACTGCAAACGTACGTTCCGATCGAAGCAACGGAACGAGGAAGATCTAGAGACATGGCGTGAAATGTACCTG CGCTGTTGCGAAGAACGCGACGCGAAGCTGAAGAGTCTGACTAAAAACATCAAACTGTCGCAAGAGCAGGCCGCAGCTCCGATCCGGAAAACCCAGCTTGCTTATGTCGACTCGGCTGTGAAGCCACCGCGGGCCGTCATGAATAAGCAGGCCAGATACGGGACGGCTCGAGCGCCCGTCGTGTCACCGGCAGCACGCGTCGCCGCCCTCAAAAGCGGAAATGTTGCCCAAGTTGGCGATGCTCGACTCAGGGTTCTACCGGGGGCACGTGATAATGCACAGGCACAAG TGTTCCAACCGACAAAACCTCGCAAGGCACCGATGATGGCGAAGGTACTATCCTCCATGAAGGGTTTTAAGACAAGCTTTCGGCGTTGA